One genomic window of Anthonomus grandis grandis chromosome 3, icAntGran1.3, whole genome shotgun sequence includes the following:
- the LOC126734068 gene encoding maspardin-like: MSTISEWSQSAEYLSFRSSVPLRRIVVDSDDSKGWRVYDCGPKTVQSPLICLPPVSGTADVFFRQALALSARGIRVILAEAPPYWSVKEWCDGFRRLIDYLNLTRVHLFGASLGGYLAQKFAEYTSLDPRVASLVLCNTFSDTSIFKGYESASLYWMLPALVLKKMLMSNFEPEPAKDPDMVKTIDFMVEKLDSLTQSELASRLTLNCTRGYVEAHKLTDLPVTIIDVFDGAPLSTPVKEELYKCYPQAKLAHIKTGGYFPFLSRSAEVNLHLLIHLRQFDNGPLASSDRSLISNSQSES; encoded by the exons ATGAGCACCATTAGCGAGTGGTCTCAGTCAGCcgaatatttaagttttcgaaGCAGTGTTCCCTTAAGAAGAATTGTAGTTGATTCTGATGACTCAAAA GGCTGGAGAGTATATGACTGTGGCCCCAAAACTGTGCAAAGCCCTTTAATATGTCTTCCACCAGTTTCTGGCACCGCTGATGTTTTCTTTAGACAAGCTTTAGCTCTATCAGCTAGAGGTATCCGGGTCATATTAGCAGAGGCGCCTCCTTATTGGTCAGTTAAAGaatg GTGTGATGGTTTTAGGCGACTAATAGACTACCTTAATCTTACTAGAGTTCACTTATTTGGAGCCTCACTTGGTGGCTATTTGGCTCAAAAGTTTGCCGAGTACACCTCCCTCGATCCTAGAGTAGCTTCTCTAGTTTTATGTAATACATTTTCTGACACTAGCATATTCAAAGGCTACGAGAGTGCTTCTCTTTACTGGATGCTACCGGCTTTGGTCCTCAAAAAGATGCTAATGTCCAATTTCGAACCTGAACCTGCCAAAGACCCTGATATGGtcaaaactattgattttatggttgaaaaa TTGGACAGTCTTACCCAAAGTGAGCTGGCTAGTAGACTTACTTTAAACTGCACCAGAGGCTATGTAGAGGCTCACAAACTGACTGATCTTCCAGTAACAATAATCGATGTTTTCGACGGGGCTCCTCTAAGTACTCCAGTGAAAGAAGAATTGTATAAATGCTACCCACAAGCCAAGTTGGCCCATATAAAGACTGGCGGTTACTTTCCTTTTTTAAGTAGAAGTGCTGAGGTCAACTTACACCTTTTG ATACACTTGAGGCAATTTGATAATGGACCTCTGGCGTCATCTGATCGGTCTCTTATTAGTAATAGTCAGTCAGAATCTTAA
- the LOC126734261 gene encoding putative hydroxypyruvate isomerase — protein sequence MYLRNILLSLLSVSSYSIPGSTLLTKKMPKFCANLSFLFKEKPFLERYALAKRAGFSVVESGFPYGFSKEEVVQAQKSAGVEQVLVNILTGDVTKGELGFAAVPGKEKEFQETFNTTIDYAKALGAKKIHIMSGRVEGPCSEANDAAYINNLKYAAKILEKENIIGLIEPINKYSVPNYYMNSYEKAINVIKTINSPFIKLQLDIFHLQLIKGQITHTAREVKPYVGHVQIAQAPHRHEPDVPGEINYEYVFDVIRDEVGYSDYIGLEYTPKGDTEEGLKWVKNMGLVL from the coding sequence ATGTACCTAAGAAACATTCTGTTATCACTTTTATCAGTGAGTAGTTATTCAATACCAGGATCAACCTTATTAACCAAAAAGATGCCAAAGTTTTGtgcaaatttatcatttttattcaaagaaaaaCCCTTTTTAGAGCGTTATGCTTTGGCAAAACGAGCCGGTTTCTCAGTGGTGGAAAGTGGTTTTCCATACGGTTTTTCCAAGGAGGAAGTGGTTCAAGCTCAAAAATCGGCCGGAGTAGAGCAGGTGCTTGTTAACATCTTAACCGGTGATGTCACTAAGGGTGAATTGGGTTTTGCGGCGGTTCCCGGGAAAGAAAAGGAGTTTCAGGAGACTTTCAACACCACTATAGATTATGCTAAGGCACTTGGAGCCAAGAAGATTCATATCATGTCTGGTCGAGTGGAAGGACCCTGTTCTGAAGCCAATGATGCGGCTtacataaacaatttaaaatatgcgGCCAAGATATTGGAAAAAGAGAACATTATCGGACTAATAGAGCCAATTAATAAGTACTCTGTGCCCAACTATTATATGAACTCATATGAAAAAGCCATCAATGTTATCAAAACCATTAACAGCCCTTTTATAAAATTGCAACTAGACATATTTCATTTGCAACTTATAAAAGGTCAAATCACCCATACTGCCAGGGAAGTAAAACCTTATGTGGGGCATGTACAGATTGCACAAGCTCCACACAGACACGAGCCAGATGTTCCTGGAGAAATTAACTATGAATATGTGTTTGATGTTATAAGGGATGAGGTGGGCTATAGTGATTACATAGGACTTGAGTATACACCTAAAGGGGATACTGAAGAGGGCCTCAAGTGGGTTAAAAATATGGGAttagttttgtaa